A window from Cryptomeria japonica chromosome 1, Sugi_1.0, whole genome shotgun sequence encodes these proteins:
- the LOC131044965 gene encoding ricin B-like lectin R40G3 — translation MVKSYNKRDMDNLVNTVIVDCNFPGTIYLANYSHSELDESFLWSLSPNVGYGYRCLSPLNSIHVNMDAKQTDSEADGIYDGNDLILLS, via the exons ATGGTAAAG TCATATAATAAGAGGGATATGGATAATCTTGTCAATACGGTGATTGTTGATTGCAACTTTCCTGGAACG ATATACTTGGCAAATTACAGCCACAGTGAGTTGGACGAATCATTTCTCTGGAGCCTAAGTCCAAATGTTGGGTATGGGTATCGATGCCTTAGTCCGCTGAACAGCATCCATGTAAATATGGATGCAAAACAAACTGACAGTGAAGCTGATGGAATCTATGATGGAAATGATCTCATTCTCTTATCTTAA
- the LOC131044963 gene encoding protein DETOXIFICATION 27 isoform X2 — protein MGTALGTLCGQAYGAQRQEILGIYMQRSWIILSSSTVALTPFYFFTTPILKLCGQPDDIAKLSGKVSLWCIPMLFCFVLFFTLNRFLQSQSKNFVTAWSSALGVVFNVLSCWLFVSKWSMGLEGALISLNVGWWTPVIVQYVYVTCGWCPDAWTGYSMEAFEDIWPFLKLSVASGVMIWLEIWYYRLLVLLTGNIKDVEVAVDSLSICLNINSWEMAIPLGFLASISVRVANELGAGRPEEAKFAVIVSVINSTIIGLVLLVLILALRSDLAQVFTDTIIIQKAVYKLLILLAFTILLNSIQPVLLGVAVGLGWQAFVAYINIGCYYIIGVPLGMILGYLFNFGVTGIWLGMICGTGVQTLALMFITWRVDWDMEAKNIENKLKKWSSVKPQNEKNNHGVANLEDGAVEQSR, from the exons ATGGGTACAGCTCTTGGTACATTATGTGGACAAGCTTATGGTGCACAAAGACAAGAGATACTTGGAATTTATATGCAACGCTCTTGGATTATTCTCTCTAGTAGCACAGTGGCTCTTACACCCTTCTATTTCTTTACCACACCTATCTTAAAGTTATGTGGCCAACCTGATGATATTGCAAAGTTATCGGGCAAAGTATCTTTGTGGTGTATTCCTATGCTCTTCTGTTTCGTATTATTTTTCACTCTTAATAGATTTTTGCAATCACAATCAAAGAATTTTGTAACTGCATGGTCATCAGCACTTGGGGTTGTATTCAATGTTCTCTCATGTTGGCTCTTTGTGTCCAAATGGAGTATGGGCCTTGAGGGCGCTCTTATTTCCTTAAATGTAGGATGGTGGACTCCTGTGATTGTTCAATATGTATATGTTACATGTGGGTGGTGTCCGGATGCATGGACTGGATACTCAATGGAAGCATTTGAAGATATTTGGCCCTTTCTAAAGCTATCTGTGGCTTCTGGTGTCATGATTTG GTTAGAGATTTGGTATTATAGATTACTAGTTCTACTCACAGGAAATATAAAAGATGTAGAAGTTGCTGTTGATTCGCTTTCTATTTG CTTAAACATCAATTCATGGGAGATGGCCATTCCACTTGGTTTTCTTGCTTCAATCAG TGTGAGAGTTGCAAATGAACTTGGAGCAGGGAGGCCTGAGGAGGCCAAATTTGCAGTGATTGTCTCTGTCATAAACTCCACAATTATAGGACTTGTGCTCCTAGTTCTTATTTTGGCCTTGCGTAGTGATTTGGCTCAAGTTTTCACAGACACTATTATCATACAAAAGGCTGTTTATAAATTACTAATATTACTAGCATTCACTATTCTACTAAATAGCATACAACCAGTTCTTCTAG GTGTTGCTGTGGGATTGGGTTGGCAAGCTTTTGTAGCATATATAAACATTGGATGCTACTATATAATCGGTGTTCCTCTAGGCATGATTCTTGGTTATCTATTTAATTTTGGAGTCACG ggAATATGGTTGGGAATGATATGTGGGACTGGAGTCCAAACCTTAGCATTAATGTTTATCACATGGCGAGTAGATTGGGATATGGAA gcaaaaaatatagaaaataaattgaagaaaTGGTCCTCTGTGAAGCCTCAAAATGAAAAGAACAATCAT GGTGTTGCGAATTTGGAGGATGGTGCAGTAGAACAAAGTAGATGA